The proteins below come from a single Zea mays cultivar B73 chromosome 8, Zm-B73-REFERENCE-NAM-5.0, whole genome shotgun sequence genomic window:
- the LOC100275507 gene encoding uncharacterized protein LOC100275507: MATAAAAAAMEEPDVVNGRDVVSWVASGVVLWSTAFLLVRALFPKRSYDFCNRAVSTMHAVAAVCLACLSVDDWSCPVCPLAAASSPRQMKALAVTLAYMVYDAACCHLNGDTRLDNAVHHLVSIVGIGAGLAYQRCGTEMVASMLVTEMSSPLLHLREMLKELGVRDTELNLLVDVLFAATFSAARMGVGPYLTYVTVTADNPILIKAMATGLQLVSAYWFLRILRMVRYKLAGKKKPTPAKLAAAAAN; this comes from the exons ATGGcgactgcggcggcggcggcggccatggAGGAGCCGGACGTCGTCAACGGCCGCGACGTGGTGAGCTGGGTGGCGTCCGGGGTGGTGCTGTGGTCGACCGCCTTCTTGCTGGTGCGGGCGCTGTTCCCCAAGCGCTCCTACGACTTCTGCAACCGCGCCGTCTCCACCATGCACGCCGTCGCCGCCGTGTGCCTCGCCTGCCTCTCCGTCGACGACTGGTCGTGCCCCGTCTGCCCGCTCGCCGCCGCATCCTCCCCTCGCCAG ATGAAGGCGCTGGCGGTTACGCTGGCGTACATGGTGTACGACGCGGCGTGCTGCCACCTCAACGGCGACACGCGGCTGGACAACGCCGTGCACCACCTGGTCAGCATCGTCGGCATCGGCGCGGGGCTCGCCTACCAGAGG TGCGGGACGGAGATGGTGGCCAGCATGCTCGTGACGGAGATGTCCAGCCCGCTGCTGCACCTGCGggagatgctcaaggagctgggCGTGCGGGACACGGAGCTGAACCTCCTCGTCGACGTGCTCTTCGCCGCCACCTTCTCCGCCGCCCGGATGGGCGTCGGGCCGTACCTCACCTACGTCACCGTGACGGCCGACAACCCCATCCTCATCAAG GCGATGGCGACGGGGCTGCAGCTGGTGAGCGCCTACTGGTTCCTGCGGATCCTCCGGATGGTCAGGTACAAGCTCGCCGGCAAGAAGAAGCCGACGCCGGCcaagctcgccgccgccgccgccaactGA